TGAAAAATTATGACTTGTACCACATAGATCAGAGGAGTGTGGTATGTGGTGCTTAATTTCCTTATTGCGAGTTTCTTTATCAGCGGCAGTATCATGGGGTTTCCATTTAACACCACTTGCACGAAAGCCCTAAATTAGAACGTCAATTGTGCTGATGGCCAGTAAACTAGTCAACAACCAATGGTCAGTGAACTAGTCAACAACCAATGGTCAGTGAACTAGTCAACAGCTGTCAATATCCATACCCCGCTTTCCCcgaattatagaaaaataaaagttagcAGAGGCGTAAAAATGCTGTGCAAAAGATGTTGCGGTTattggggataaaaaataaCCTTAATCTTCACTATGCATTTTTGAGCATCGGTTGAATTTGGTGTACAACATGAACACATCACTTTTCTGTAGTTTTATGAAAAGTTCGCATGCTGGGATGAAACGCAAATAATACAGTTTGTGTTTGAATATATGAAAAAGTGAACAAGGCTCAGATCGCTCAACAAAACAGAAACGAAACATAGTTCTTTATCCTTCAACTCCTTGTATTGAAATGGAGATGAAGGACGAGGACCAGAGATAACTAAATGCCAAACAGTACCAAACTGATAccataataaaagaaaaatgatgaggTGTTTGCATAGGGACGTCCTGATTTGTGGTCAAAATGAGAATTCTTCAATCCTTAATGGTTTGAAGTAAGGGAGACCCCTATGGGCGGCCGAAAGGGTAAGAAGACATTAATGCAAAACGAACaactatataaaatatatatatatatatatatatatatatatatatatatatatatatatatatatatatatatatatatatatatatatatatatacacacacacacatttatGAAATACGAAACAGACTTGTTTGCAAAATCAACTTACACCGATGCAAAATCAACAGTCATTCATTGTATGAATTGACGCTACTTGGCTCGCAAGTCTCTCTACCTCATCAGTCGAGAaactgactttttttttcaaagttacaTAGTAATATTTATCCTGCAACTACTAGTACTCCTTGCATTGACCGAATAAAGGCTATGCCTGTTCACTTCTTAAAAGAGAATAAGGGCAAGCCtcgccctctgtcacgttttctcaccCTCGCCCAAatatatagtctgtcccaagatatttatgcagcacatttggacgatttttaataaaaatacacatacctgtgaaagaagtgcatttgaaatagttgaaaggtatattttctaagataatttcattgacacattatcatctttcactcggaaaaattcacaggaacgaaaacagattccttacggtgatttataatggagaatgtttacatcttttctccattcggaatacactcggaatgcatcgcgcaatttttcaacgttatcatccgggcttgttgcaatacaaaatctccgtagacatcacattttttagcattgtattaaaacctgataagctaacaggggcgttttgactaagaaatcttggaaatttttttatacttttgaatgaacatcgtttgaaccctgaggtatttatgaatatcaagcaattaagccaaatgtaaATCcagaatatcttgggacagagtatagctcatatttcaagacagtaaccatatATTTGAGAATTAAAGAatgggcttagccccccccccccccccccccccccccgtttttttttttggcaaagttagacctaaccattaggcacacagcatcatagagggttcagacCTCCCACGTTTTATCGCAGCAAAAATAATTGTACCTTGAAGATACCTTAAAAGATGGGAATATTAAGAAGTTAGAGGCATACTCTCTCTCGGATGGCTCTGctccccactttcaatttgcttcagACGCCACTGTTTCGTATTtcagtatgttttttttaaacattagtTGTTCGTTTTGCATAAACctcttttttttaacctttcCGTCGCCCATACACCACTCTAAATGTAGTCAGTTAAGAATATGAAGCGTAAAATGCCTAGCTCAAATAATCTTGCTAATGCCCTCCGTTAGTTTTACTGCAACAATTACTCGCTTCACACTCTGTGACAATACACTTGGGAgtataaaatgaaaactgtcgGCGAAAAACGTCATATTCAATTTAGAGAACTCGCAAATAAATTTGATCTATCGTTTAGTCAAACTTTacagaaaagggggggggggtataatacACATACTGAAATACAAGTACATTAGCACTCATatgcgtcggaaccggggggggggggggtggcttagtttgccaagttagacctaaccattaggcacatagcaggatagagggttcagcccccccccccccccccccacactttttttcgCAGGAAATATAATTGTACATTAATGTACCTTTGAAAGAtagagaagttggagtcatagacatactagcccccccccccccccaggagtaggattttttgttttggaagtataggtttacccccccccccccccccccaaggagTAGGATCATGGTTTGGGGAGAAAAAAATTTAtggtaggtaagattttttgttttggaagtataggtttaccccccccccccccccccggattaggattttcatgattttggaattaggtttttttctctcaatatttctgaggatcagtctagcctccccccctccccccccccccactttcaatttgcttccgacgccagtggcACTACTACTGGCCCCCACCTTACTGTAGATTCTAATAATCAATGTGGCAATTACAATGCGGGTGGAGTGTGCCTAAAAGTGTTAAACTGGAATTAAAGCGCTTCCCCTTTTTATGTCTAGATTATTTgagaatgaaaaatgaaaattaaacacattttttcttcatattttattattctGGAAATTGGTCAAGCCCACGCAATTCAACACTTACCTGTACGAGTTAGTAGAGACACTTTAATTTACAAGAGAAGTATGTATTTACAGTAAAATCTGTATCAGTAAGAATGCATCATACTTAGagaattatttatgaaataagcAAAAATTTAAGACTATCACCCTCGAAAAACCAAGTAAGTTGGAGGGACGATTTCCAATTAATGTCGATCATTGCTACTTCGTACCAAGcgaaatatacaatgtatttatgaGTGCCGATTATGCTGTGTACATTTTATACtttgtttgataatttttttttaaaaagacactAAAATCGTAAAAAGAGGTGTCAAGTTTTTTATCTTATAGTACAGCAAAATACCATTGTGCACCTTATGTACGCAACAAGTTATTTCTGATGAAGTCATTGTCTTTTGGCGAGCACTTGCTCGTTTGACCGATAAAAAGATCCAACCATAAACGGCAAAACGTACACTGAACATGTGTGAATTTGTAAGTGCATTGTCTGTTAATGGGCTGTAAAACAGAGATAAAGCAGAATTAATTTAGTGAATGGGGGTTACATAGTGGTCAGCCATTGAACTGCTTAAAGAGGAGACATTTTGTCTTCAGTAGCTGTAGAACATTGTAAACGCGTTTGACCCAGTTCCGCCATAATTATAACGCTTTCAGACGTCCCGGAACGGATGAAGTTACGTCGACAAAACGTAACCCGTTGGTTGTCCGTGGATTGACGTCGTCTCCGCGCTTTTAGAGATTCTCGCCACGAgcgtatttaaataattttgaaaaaaaaaataaccatctTTAAAAtcagactttaaaaaataaaaattcgtcatgtatagatttttattttaaagaaccTAAATATTTGTATAGGACATTTTAACTATTAAGCGCTCAACGACAGAAAGACGGAATGGTTACTTAGGGTTTGTGGCCACGTCATATCTTCATCACGGCCGACCTAGGGCTGTGACTCGGTCCAACAGATGTGTACGGTCATCATTGCAAGCAATACAATAACATGCATGAAAATAACCGCAAAATGTCTAATGCCTGCAAACCCTATTCTATGTGGCGGATATCCATGTCCGCTGGTTTCCGTTTCAAGTTTTGAACACATGCTCAAAGGATTCTGCTGACATCAATATacctatacccccccccccccctccctccggACATTTGACGTATTTGCCGAAGAACAGAAAATGCATATAAATGTCATCCATTATCGATATCCATGGTAAGTTGAGGAAAACCGGGAAATAGTTTCTGCAAAGAAACTTATCGAAGTATAAATGACaacttattttgatatcagcaatttattttcatatcgtCAATGTGACAGTGTTCTATCGTGCCATTACTGTAGAGGTTAAACTCCTGAGGTACATTCCTAACACTTGCCCATCTTGGAATAAGCAATGGTTGTCTGGTTCGAATTAAAGAACCGAACCTAGTTTTCAACTTCCATCTCAGTTTACTCTGCAGTCCCTCTCAGTCAGTGCTAAAACGAGTGGGGAAAACGCATTGCATATTGTACATGTGGTAACATgccgcttgtgacgttgcaatAAGGCGTGGGGTACCTGCATTATTTTAACTTGCATTACCACGTCTTCAAGTCGTCTTTATCACTTTCACTGCTACAAGctgtttttcaaatttctttaggTCTCTTAAAAATCCATCGTTTGGAGTAACGGGGTTGTTTCTCCTTTTCGACCGCACAAATTTGAGAGCATCTTTAAGTTTCCAGCCCTTGGTTTTCATGACGTAAGCTGTTATCATGGCTCCCGCTCTTGATACCCCAGCATTGCAGTGGACCAGAACGCGGCCCCCAAGGGTCAGGGTACTCTCAATGAACCTAAGTACCCTGTAAATAGGCTGCTTAATGTCTACATCGTCAGAATCCTCCATTTCTATCTTTAGATAGGTAAACGATTCCGGAAACCTGTTTCCAAACAAGGACGCTAAGTTGACTATATGGGTTATCTGAAGTTTCTGTAGGGTTTCCTTGTCAGCCGCTGGACTGCAACCAGCTAGAAAAGAAATTATGTGATTTCcataatgaaatataaacactCTTTAGAGGctatgtttctttttctttgaaaCGAATCATCCATGTTGATTTGATATTTACCGAGTTCCTTGCCATAAATAGCAAGTCATTAATAgtcatgaaaataattaatacgGCATCattgaatatcaatataaaacatatatctatatttaaataattaaattcgaCTCGACTTATTTTCCCTCTAAATAACGCACTGGCAAATGTACGATGGAAAATAGACGAGGAAAAGAAGGGTCATATATTAGTGGAAGTttatgttgataaaaatatacatgtgtgtaAGGCTGAATAATGTCAGTTTTaactttacaaaaacaaaaacgtttatcgcccccccccccaaaaaaaaaacccccaaactATCAATCTGGGAGGTCGGCCTTTGGTCGACTTGCTTAATTAACACGCATGGAGACCTTTAACCAGAACGACATACCTACGTTTAACACACCTTGCCGACTGTAACTACTTTCCAAAGTGGCAAGATTTAATTTCGATTAGGGTCGACATTAAATATTCACTATTAATCAATGCTGAAGCCGCCCGAACGATTCTCTATGTCTGGTCTAAGTTTGCAGTGGTTGCAGCCataattaaagttaaaatttaatgAAGTTTACATTTGTTGCAGCTGCCATGCAGCCCTTTCTACGCAGCCATTGCAGACTGATGTGGGAGTATATCCCGCAGACGAGGTGTATTCTAtagcaaaaaaatgaaaactgtacCAGAATTTTATCCTATTTTTACGGGTGACAAATacaatgtttttcttctttttacatTAGTTCGCATAAGCTTGGTTGTCATTGACATGTGAGCCTTCCtttatatactgtatatgaAATCAAATAACTCGTTTGAATTTTGTGTAAACATGAAACAGTATGTCTTATTTAGTATTATTTGAGGATCTAAGAGGATTTAAGAGTCGATAGTGATAACAAATAACAAACCCCACCCCTAACTATAAGCCAACAGGGCAGCTTACAAAGAATCTTTATGATTCCTGCTAATCTATAATGCTCAATGTAATATTTCTTGATATGCTCATTGAAAGGTATGGCACTTatgtggaataaaaaaaatcttcaagaaCTTGTGCGCCTTTATTTACAAGGTTAGTATCAAAGTTTTGTGAGACttcagatttatatatatattatttcacACGTCAACCTTTAAAGAGGTCCTCATTCTTCcttttgtcaaaattttgatAACATGAAAATTGCTCTAGCTTATGCATTGAATGACTAATTAGTTACAATTACATTTACCCTAAAAGAATACGATATCACATGCGTGCAAGTCAactattgtttgtttgtttaaggttttttgtatatttatactaaaatattatgtacatatgGTTCTCGATTTTAGAAACTATAATTCCTTTTTGCTGAGcagtaaattatttatttcaaaaatttcacaTGCGAACATACGGGGTTCAGACATGCTACCtatttatcaaatgaataacGTTGTcaattttagaaattatttgtaaaaagataGCTTACATATAAAAACACCTGGCAAAATCTCATCCACATCCATTTTCTGGTAATTTACACGTTGCTGTCTCGTTAACCAAGTCATGTTACTCGTTCAGAGGAATTGTCAAATCCAAAAAGGTTCTAGATCTTCTGAAATATATTCAAGAACATTCAATGCCTAGAGCACCCTGTTGAAATTAAAGAGGTCAGAGTCAATAGGCCTTAAAGAACATGGATTCCAAAGAGCCTTACCTTGAATGAGAATATACCGTATTTAACTGGGGGTCAAACGTCCAGGAACTATAGACGAACAATGAATGGAACCGGCTGTGTACACAACATACGTATTCAATTAATCAAGCCAAGTACAGAGTAAATGTACGACCCCCGccaaatatttacatacaaaaGCCACGCACTTGTTTGTCACGCCAAGGTGTATATAATGGTATTGCCTACGCTAGATTGCTATGGTATACAATAACGGCGTCAGATCGCTTACCACGtttactaaaaataaaaattactcgtacattaaaaaatattttcacaatgCTCTATTTTTACACAAACATCGCTACGTTTGAACTGCATGTGAACAGAAACACCTGAGAGAATAATTTGGAAGACATGTAACCAACCAATAAATCTTTCATGCTCTCATGAAATTATGTAATACCTTTGTCAACACaagtgcatatatatatatataatatattagaCATTTTCGTGCGATAATCGTAGCTATTACGCAAgccgtttatttttttaaattcaagagCACAACTGTGATGTACAATGCAGGGCTGCGTTGTACAAAAAATCTACGACTTACGACCAAAGTAATGAATGCTATCACGAactatttaatgttttattctaATGATTGTAAAATgtagttgtgaaaatcaaaatagttCTAAATATGtggttttatattaattttcacAATTGTTTAGTAAAGACCATTCCTTGAGActtaaaatatttacgactttgttgTAAgctcttttgtaaaacgcagtccAGCAAATTACAAATTATCAGAACAATATACAGATGGTGGACGAATACCCGAGAGAGagaaattgtttgatttcctgTAGAGGATTATAATTATAcgctaagtacatgtaaataactgcGATTTTACTGTAATTGGAAGAATTGTGTTCTAACTCTGGACGTCGTTGCCATTAGCGACTGTTGACCGGTAATTCCTATAACTTTGATATTTTCAGAACCATAATAAACTGACACGAAAAATTACTTTCAAGACAGCAAAGAGAGTTTTGAACCAACATATGAAAGCATTGAAAAATCAAACATATTACACGTGTATTATCACAGAGATCATTTTAGATATTATTGATTCGATAAAGAAAGTGATGAAACGTCAGTCTGTATGAGGCTAATTAAACAGAGAAAAGGATCATGAAAAGATGTACTAGAAATGATTctaaaagtatattttaaaagaaactcGAATAGCGGTTAGTTATTCAAAATCCGtgctttttttatatacaagtgGTATCTCGGACAAGCGAAAGTTCAATTAATGACCAATAATTTTGGCAAATGGGGATCATCTTCATTAAAAAAGGTCACTGGGAATTTTGTTGGGTAGTGTATAATACATATACACGTCCATTTTTACGATGCACGACCGTGTAGTATTTCAGTAGATGGTATAGCACGTACATGCAGAAATATAACATCACCGTCAAATACCGAATACCCGTAGAGCATGTTAGAAAGGAACGTCGTTGAACTCCAAGCAGCTACTAAACACTCAGATGTCCATTTGTAAAACATATAGTAGAAATTCTAAACAAAATCTACTACGATTTTTTTTGGTGATATTTAAAGCAGAATTTAATGTTTTGCTTGTACTATGGTATACCATTGTTACCATGTCATCAAAAACTAGTCTTTTACtatatccaaattttttttatattttgagaaTATGTAGGCTGCAAGTAAATACGTCATAAAAAGAGTAGTAAAGTATTTTAACATGTTGAATTAATTGAGACGAGAATAACATCCAGTTTAATAAATTACTATATATACCTGcccaaattttcattttattcagataCCGTAATAGACTAGAAATAAAACTACActggaaatgacgtcattaattAATCAGGAACCTTATCGTAGGCACATAAAACAAAGATAAATACTTTGTCAAGAATAAACAGATATTATCTAAAGCGATCTAGTTCAAATCTCATTAGATTGCGGAAAACGAGTACATTAAAATCCCACTGAAGAGATGTCATCAGGAAAATGTGTACTCTGATACTCTCTTGAATTCTAATGCATTACAGAACCAGGCAAGCACAGAAAACCCAACACACGTGTAAACATAACGTATTCATTTGTTAATACATTTCCTTTTAAAAGCATTGaataataccggtatatcaaaaGTACGGAAGGGGGGATGTCACATAAACATCTCCTAAAATGCTTCATGGCATTTGATAGAATGGACTGGTGttctcaaatacat
The nucleotide sequence above comes from Magallana gigas chromosome 2, xbMagGiga1.1, whole genome shotgun sequence. Encoded proteins:
- the LOC105325231 gene encoding dual specificity protein phosphatase 1-B, whose amino-acid sequence is MTWLTRQQRVNYQKMDVDEILPGVFISGCSPAADKETLQKLQITHIVNLASLFGNRFPESFTYLKIEMEDSDDVDIKQPIYRVLRFIESTLTLGGRVLVHCNAGVSRAGAMITAYVMKTKGWKLKDALKFVRSKRRNNPVTPNDGFLRDLKKFEKQLVAVKVIKTT